The nucleotide window TTAATTTAGGTATTTTACTTAGGATATAATACCTATTACATAGAAGAAATGGCAGCCCTGATACCCTAATTATATGTACTTTTCTTTCGGGCTGATATTAATCATATCTTACAATGAGCATACTCATTAATTTGAATATGAGTATGTTCTACATTTGTCAATAATGTTTAAATAGAAAATGATGTTTTATAATTATATGGCGGCAAGTTTTATAGTCAGGGTGTTTTTGGGCGTGTTGTTCTTCGCACAGGGGTTCGATAAAGTCTTTCATATAAAAGTTCATAGCGTGATACACGCGTTTGAACAACCGCTGGAAGATCACAAACTTCCAGCGTGGATGATTACATGGGCGGGAGTATATACTTCGTACATTGAACTTATATGCGGGTTTATGCTCATCATTGGTTTATTCAAGTCAATTGCACTTTACTTACTCGGGATCGATCTCCTGATGGTATGTATAGCGTTTAGTATAATCAAGCCAATGTGGGATATTCAATTTGTATTTCCCCGTTTAATATTACTGATAGCATTACTTGTTATGCCCGCTAATTGGGATGTTATATCTGTTGATTACCTGATAGGAATACTGGAATTTATACAAAAAGCGAAATCGTTATAAAATAAATAAAAATGAAAAATATCTTAGCACCAACCGATTTTTCGGATACAGCTAATAATGCAGTTGAGTATGCCGCTGCGCTTGCGGCAAAGTCCAATACGGACATTACTTTATTCCATTGCTTTCACGTACCGGTTATCGCGGGTGATGCTCCTGTAATAACCATTACTTTCGATGAACTGGAAAAGGATAGTAAGGATACGCTCAAAGCAAAGAAAAGTGAGTTAGAAAAGAAATATCCGGGTGTAAAAATAAATACTGTATCCAAAGTGGGATTTACAACAGAGGAAATAGTAGAATATAGTCAGAATAATCCGACCGATCTCATTGTAATGGGTATAAGCGGATCGGGAAAGCTTGACCAATTGCTGGGAAGTACCGCGACTGCTGTTTCTAAAAAATCAGAAGTGCCTGTACTGATTGTTCCACCTGAAGCCGGTCCGGGTAAACTTGGTAATATTGTTTTCGCATTCGACTTTAAAGAAATTGAAAACACAAACAACATTAATATCGTTGTTGAATTAGCCAGATGCTTTAACTCAAGAATAACAGCTCTGAATATAAAACAAGAATATGAGGAAATGAGTCCTGAAGAGGCTTTAGCGGAAAAACAAGCAAACACTTTACTTTCGGAAGTGTCGCACAAAATGGTGAAATTCAGCGACACTGATACTATACACGGAATTCATAATTATCTTAAAGACCATGACGCGGATCTTTTGGTGATGATGAAACGCAAACATGGCTTTTTTGACCTGTTGTTCAATGGAAGCAATACCCGTAAGATGGCTTTTCACACCCATATACCATTATTAATAATTCACGAGTAATATATAACGGAAAAACTAAAATATCTGAACTATGAAAATTAAGATAAGTGACAGCAGGAAGATCAGTGCGATTCAAAAGGAATTTAACACAATGTTTCCGTATCTTAAACTTGAATTTTTTTCGAAGCCACATACCAAAGGCGGAGGCTCGGCAAAAAAATTAATGAAGAGCAACTCCAAAACCATCGGTGAATGCCGGACTATCCATAAAAAGGGAAATATTACTATCGTACCTCAAATGACAGTTGGCGATCTTGAACAACACTTTCAGGATATTTATGGCCTGTCATTACAGATATTCCGGAAATCGGGAAAAAGCTGGCTGGAGACAACCTCTACAGATGCCTGGACCCTTCAAAAACAAAATACCGAAGGTGAAGCGTTAAGTAATCTGAAGTATGAAAATAATCCGAATGAAATTGACTATGATTAAAATGATTGGATCCTGATTGCTGCACAGCCGGGATGATTCAGGAAGTCAGATGGAATCTGTAATGAACAGCCGGAAGTTAATATTACATCGTCCGTACTCTCCCCTATTATAAGTGTTCTTCTTACTTTTGGGTAAGAAATGCATAGTATGCTGATACCAAAATTATTCACTACTCTTAAAGATTATTCAAAAGAACAATTCCAAAAAGATCTTGTTGCCGGGATCATTGTCGGGATTGTCGCATTACCCCTTGCTATCGCATTTGCCATTGCTTCGGGTGTTTCGCCCGAAAAAGGTTTGTTTACCGCAATCATTGCCGGCTTTATTATTTCCGCTTTCGGAGGCAGCAAGGTTCAGATTGGGGGCCCGACAGGCGCCTTTATTGTTATTGTTTACGGGATTGTTCAGCAATACGGAGTTAACGGACTTATCATAGCTACTTTTTTAGCCGGGATTATGCTGATCATTATGGGAGTAGCCAAATTGGGTTCCGTCATCAAATTTGTACCTCACCCGTTGATCGTTGGCTTTACAAGTGGAATTGCGCTGATCATTTTTTCATCACAGATGAAAGATTTTTTCGGGTTGAACATGGGTGCTGTACCGGCTGATTTTATTGACAAATGGACGGATTACGTTCAGCATTTCAGTACAGTGAATCTGTCGGCTATCATTATAGCAGCGGGAACCACTTTACTGTTATTTATTGTTCCCAGGTTCAATTCTCAGGTTCCGGTATCATTGATTGCGATCATCGGCGCTACAGCCGCAGTATATTTTTTTCATCTTGACGTTGAAACCATTGGCAGTAAATTCGGAGCGATCCCCTCAACCCTGCCTGCTCCCCTCCTTCCCGATCTCGATGTTCAAACCATTAAAAACCTGATCCAGCCGGCTTTTACCATTGCTTTGCTCGGGGGTATTGAATCCTTGCTTTCGGCCGTAGTCGCGGACGGTATGATGGGTGGCAATCACCGGTCAAATATGGAGCTTATTGCACAGGGCGGGGCAAATATATTTTCTGCCTTATTCGGCGGCGTTCCTGCTACCGGCGCCATTGCCCGCACGGTAACAAACATTAAAAACGGCGGACGCACTCCTGTTGCCGGGATCATACATTCGATCACATTATTACTTATCATGTTGTTCTTTGGAAAATTCGCCGGACTTATCCCGCTCGCATCGCTGGCCGGGATACTGGTTGTAGTTGCCTACAACATGAGTGAATGGAAATCATTTGTTAGTTTGTTGAAAGGTCCAAAAAGTGATGTAGCCGTACTACTTTCAACTTTTTTACTCACCGTTCTTGTTGACCTGACCATTGCTATTGAGATAGGTATGGTATTGGCCGCTTTTTTATTCATGCGAAGGATGACACAAATAAGTAACGTAAACATTATCACTCAGGAAATAAATGATGAGGCTGAAAAAGATGATCCTCAGGCGATCCAGAAATATACTGTAGCTAAAGGAATAGAGGTCTTTGAAATAAACGGCCCATTCTTTTTCGGAGCTGCATACAAATTCAAAGAATCCATGCGGGTTTTAAAAGATAAGGCACAGGTGCTCATTATACGTATGCGGGCAGTGCCTGTAATTGATGCCACCGGTCTTCATGCGTTAGAGGAAGTTTACAAAGCAGCAAAAAAACAAGGGACGCGACTTGTGATATCGGGAATTCAACATGAGGTTTATAAAGAGTTTGAGAAATCAGGGCTTCTGGGTCTGATCGGCAAGGAAAACGTACTTACCAATATTGATAATGCCCTTGCGAGAGCCAATGAATTGCTTTTATCTGAGTGAGTCAGAATGACAGTAAATGGAGGCTTACCGTTTACCGAGGATCAGTTCTTCATATTTTCAAGCTTCGCAAGATTCAACAAAGTAATTGTACTTCCCTTAATCTCGATCAGTTTCTCTTCCTTAAAATCAGATAAGCTTCGTATAGCCGTTTCGGTAGATGTGCCGGCCATGTTCGCTACATCTTCACGTGATATAGCCATCTGGAATTTTTCCGCTGCATCAGCCGAAGTATAACGTTTTTGAAGCTGCACCAATGCTTCAGCCACTCTTTTTCTTACCGAGTTATAAGCTAACTTAAGTAATTGGTTCTCTTTTTCTATCAAATTGTTAGCCAGCAGTTTGATAAAACGTTTGGCGACCTCAGAATTCTTATAAATTAGCGTGAAGAAATCCTCTTTAGGTATAATATTCACTTCGGTATCTTCCAAAGCAGCGGCTGATTCGGTATACGTAGTATTTTCCAGGAGATCAGAGTAACTGAAAAAATCACCTTCTTTGAATAACGAAGTAATATACTCCTTACCATCCTCATTGGTCTTATAGGTCTTTACCTTTCCTTTAACTATCAGGTAAATACCGCTGGGGTAGCCACTCTCACTGTATATTACATCTTTCTTTTTGTATTTAAAGGTCTTTCTGCCATCGCCTATTTTTTTAAGATCGTCAATATTCTTGATCTCATCCAGGAAATCATAAACGCCCTGCACTCCTTTTGAATACTCTGTTTTAAGCAGATCTGTCTTCTTCAGGCGACTCTCCACCGCGCGAAGCAGTTCTATATCATCAAAGGGTTTCGTCACATAATCATCCGCACCCATTTCCATTCCTTTACGCAGATCACTCCGTTCGGTTTTAGCAGTTAGGAAAATAAACGGAATACTGGCTGTTTCATTGTTTTTACTCAGCATGTGAAGCACTCCGTAACCGTCAAGCACAGGCATCATAATATCGCAGATGATAAGATCAGGGAGCTCTTTTTGCGCAAGCTCAACGCCAATCTTGCCGTTCTTGGCTGTTAAAACATTGTAATTGGCCAACTCAAGTATCTCGGCTGTGTTTTCACGCATATAATTGTTGTCTTCAATTAAAAGGATTTTCTTCATTTTATTTATTGGTTTTTATTGATACGACTTGTAAATGTAGTCCCCTCATTCAATTTACTTTCAACACTTATCTCACCGTTCATTAATTCAATATATTTTAAAATAATATTTAACCCAAGCCCGGTTCCCTGTATATTAAAAGCATTCTGGCCCCGGAAAAAGCGTTCAAATAAATGTTCCTTATCTTCCTCAGATATACCGATTCCCCTATCGTGGACAACTATGCTTGCACCCTTATTATCAATAAGGGTCTGAACATCAATCTGTTTGTCCTCATCCGAAAATTTGATCGCGTTTGAAATGAGATTGAAAAAAATATTTTTAATCAGCTTTTTATCCAGGTTCACAATCGTTTCTTTGCCGGTATGTTTGTACTCGATTGTCTGACCGTTCTTTTTAACTGATGACATTTCCTGAACCACTTCTTCTGCAAATGCTTTGAGATCAAATTTTTCGGGATCGCAGGCTATTTTTCCTTCTTCCAGTTTACTCAACGACAGGAAGTCATTCAATATATCGGTCATATTATTTATAGCCGATTTTATACGGGTGATATGTTTATTACGCTTTTCTTCATTTTCCGGTCCATGATATTTGCTTACAAGGGATAAGGATGAAAGTATAGTTGCTAAAGGTGTCCGGAATTCATGTGAAGCCATTGACACAAATCTCGA belongs to Bacteroidota bacterium and includes:
- a CDS encoding DoxX family membrane protein, giving the protein MMFYNYMAASFIVRVFLGVLFFAQGFDKVFHIKVHSVIHAFEQPLEDHKLPAWMITWAGVYTSYIELICGFMLIIGLFKSIALYLLGIDLLMVCIAFSIIKPMWDIQFVFPRLILLIALLVMPANWDVISVDYLIGILEFIQKAKSL
- a CDS encoding universal stress protein, whose amino-acid sequence is MKNILAPTDFSDTANNAVEYAAALAAKSNTDITLFHCFHVPVIAGDAPVITITFDELEKDSKDTLKAKKSELEKKYPGVKINTVSKVGFTTEEIVEYSQNNPTDLIVMGISGSGKLDQLLGSTATAVSKKSEVPVLIVPPEAGPGKLGNIVFAFDFKEIENTNNINIVVELARCFNSRITALNIKQEYEEMSPEEALAEKQANTLLSEVSHKMVKFSDTDTIHGIHNYLKDHDADLLVMMKRKHGFFDLLFNGSNTRKMAFHTHIPLLIIHE
- the sulP gene encoding sulfate permease, with product MLIPKLFTTLKDYSKEQFQKDLVAGIIVGIVALPLAIAFAIASGVSPEKGLFTAIIAGFIISAFGGSKVQIGGPTGAFIVIVYGIVQQYGVNGLIIATFLAGIMLIIMGVAKLGSVIKFVPHPLIVGFTSGIALIIFSSQMKDFFGLNMGAVPADFIDKWTDYVQHFSTVNLSAIIIAAGTTLLLFIVPRFNSQVPVSLIAIIGATAAVYFFHLDVETIGSKFGAIPSTLPAPLLPDLDVQTIKNLIQPAFTIALLGGIESLLSAVVADGMMGGNHRSNMELIAQGGANIFSALFGGVPATGAIARTVTNIKNGGRTPVAGIIHSITLLLIMLFFGKFAGLIPLASLAGILVVVAYNMSEWKSFVSLLKGPKSDVAVLLSTFLLTVLVDLTIAIEIGMVLAAFLFMRRMTQISNVNIITQEINDEAEKDDPQAIQKYTVAKGIEVFEINGPFFFGAAYKFKESMRVLKDKAQVLIIRMRAVPVIDATGLHALEEVYKAAKKQGTRLVISGIQHEVYKEFEKSGLLGLIGKENVLTNIDNALARANELLLSE
- a CDS encoding response regulator — protein: MKKILLIEDNNYMRENTAEILELANYNVLTAKNGKIGVELAQKELPDLIICDIMMPVLDGYGVLHMLSKNNETASIPFIFLTAKTERSDLRKGMEMGADDYVTKPFDDIELLRAVESRLKKTDLLKTEYSKGVQGVYDFLDEIKNIDDLKKIGDGRKTFKYKKKDVIYSESGYPSGIYLIVKGKVKTYKTNEDGKEYITSLFKEGDFFSYSDLLENTTYTESAAALEDTEVNIIPKEDFFTLIYKNSEVAKRFIKLLANNLIEKENQLLKLAYNSVRKRVAEALVQLQKRYTSADAAEKFQMAISREDVANMAGTSTETAIRSLSDFKEEKLIEIKGSTITLLNLAKLENMKN
- a CDS encoding HAMP domain-containing histidine kinase — encoded protein: SANDKRFVIAFIVDISERKKAEEKVKNYSVELTKQVEDRTLILQEAVHELERTKEELNDALAKEKELNDMKSRFVSMASHEFRTPLATILSSLSLVSKYHGPENEEKRNKHITRIKSAINNMTDILNDFLSLSKLEEGKIACDPEKFDLKAFAEEVVQEMSSVKKNGQTIEYKHTGKETIVNLDKKLIKNIFFNLISNAIKFSDEDKQIDVQTLIDNKGASIVVHDRGIGISEEDKEHLFERFFRGQNAFNIQGTGLGLNIILKYIELMNGEISVESKLNEGTTFTSRINKNQ